The window CACACGATTGAAAACTCCATTGACTTCcttgaagaaataaaaaatcaacGACTTTCAGAGGTTGAACACGACTTGCATTATTGTGAATAAAAAATGATTAGATCTGCCTTTAGGATATCGGTAAATCTCACATCTTCCCATCTGTGCCAATTTTTTTTctgcaaaatttttttatgtgctTATTTGTTTTTGGGCAATTTTTTTAAAGGGATGTTGGCTTTCGAAAGAACATTTgtagcttctttttttttttgctcgatCTGCCAATTTCATTGTCGTTCCCTTCTCACGATTTTGCTGCCTTTGTGGTCTCTGTAAATGTTGGTTCCTGCTATAAATTTTTAGGGCTGAAATGGCAAAATGATAAAAGGGCTCGACAATCCAACTTATGTGCTGTGAGTTAAGGTGAAAAGAGAAATAGCTACATTACACAAATGATTATTTGTATCCCACATAATTTCTTTTGCAAAGTTTAgtggaataaaaaaaaacaaaaacttgtgtgagacggtctcacgagtcgtattttgtgagacagatatcttatttgggtcatctatgaaaaattattactttttatgctaagagtattattttttattgtgaatattgatagggttgacccgtctcacagataaagattcgtgagaccgtctcccaAGAGAACtactcataaaaaaattgaaacaatgcTTATAAATAGCACCGAATTAGCGGATTCATTCTATATGATAGCAATTTATGCATAGACATATTAAATTATGTTGGAATTATTTATCTACATACAGATTTCAATTGTAGATACGCATCGCAAAATTTACCCGTAATATGGATCTTGATAATACCAATTATATGATTAAACTCTTGATGATATTCTTCAATAACCATAAAACTAAAGAATAAAGAGAGCGATATCGAAATGTATGGGGATGCAAATTATGCGGACAGGCTAGCAATCCATGTATATGAACAGCAGAAAATGACACCAAACCGAAACTACATTCTACTGCACATGCATGGGAATCACCTTTTTACATTTGGGTGCAAAGTTTAGAAATAAGAGAACATGAACATAATTAATGTAGATCATTGAGATCATACTAGCAAAACTAATAtatcaactatatatatatggcAAATTAATAAATgcacaaattaaattattcaatCAAGACTTGCCCCCTAAACCATATACAATTTAGTGGCGATGTATATTTTTTGGGTGCTTAATTAAACTTATATTAATTGAAGTTTAATGGatgaaaatttcaatttaagaGATTGTTCACATAAATACCATCCAATGGATCGAAGCTTGCAAGAACAGAATTTAATGCTATAATAATTGACATAAAAACTTTTCATCTGTACACACAGTACTTGAACTATTACACCATCCGATCCGCCTAGCTTTCTCCATTCTCCCTCTCCGTATATATATTATGAAACTTTTTTCAATGGAAAATATGGACTGAATCATAGATTATAAAAAGAAAGATTAATTATAAACTTGTTGAGCGGATTAATCGATCAGCAGCCTTAGCCATGCGCCCCATCACATCAACCTGAACCCGTAGCGAAACAATATAATCTATAGTCTCTTTAATCAAAGAAATTTCATCCATGTCTTCTCCACCAGGCACGAGCCTTTTCAGCACACGGGTTCTGCTTTTCACCAGTTTCTTTGCGATTAAACTAGCTACGACACTCGGAGATACAGCTTTCTTTGCTCTGACCTCACGAGCAACACGGCTTCGTTTCAAGATTTTCTTGCTGCATCTTATCAGACCAAACGAGGCCTTGTGTGGTACGTCACGGCCTGATATTTTCTCGATTAGGGTTTTGTTAGATTCGTCCCGGGAAGCATCGGCGATCAGGGCGCGGCTCCACCGAGTAGTCGAGTTTCTTGTGGAAGCGATGGCTATGTCTGCGGATAGTTTTATGGCCTTTCTTCTTTCCAAAATGGTCGTATTCTTGTTGAAGTTGGCGTGCAGTTGGAGACCCTTTATCCAGTTCTTGAGGAATTCTTGTTTTAGTGATGAATTTTGCATTCTACGGGAGTGTTAAAGATTGTAAGAACTCTTACGATATCAAGGTTAAGCAAAATATCAAGCATATCAGCGTTtacacaaaacaaaaaaaaaaggtattcAGTGCTATGTGATCATCACAACTACGCGAATAGCTATGAAATATATAGAATGAACATttcaatttgaaattatttcaaaatggaGAAACTTTTTAATCAAATAACAACATATGCACCTATCTTCTTTAGATTTTACTATCTTTATTTGTTCATAAACACACACacttacatatatattatatgattaacaAAATTTCTACAGAATTTCCTATTAAAGTGATATATTTCACtcttgtatatgatattatgtcTCCCTATCACTGAATATCATACGTCCTACCTTTCAGTAATCCTGATCATCTTGAAGACACGGCGACCCGACATGGGGGCGGGAGACGAGCTAGGGTGATTCCCCAGTCCGTTTAGACATTTTTTTTAcctagaatttttatttttttaacatgttatAGTCTAAGATATTAGATACCTAAATAAAAGTGTTGCTTTTACCCCATCAGCGACTCTCTACGTCAAATGTTGCTTCCTTGTAAATTACTTAATTGACatgagtttatatatatatatatatagttgaatAAAAACGATGAAAAAAATACTCGCATACCTCGATTTCATGGGATTCAGTAGCAGAATCCTAATTGCAAATTCGAATTGAAAATAGTGAAGAGAACTCTTGAGATCCAACAAAGTGTGAAGAAGCcaagaaatcaaagaaaaaagagagcAATGAGAAGAAAGTGCAGAAAAGGCCATTTATTTAGTGAAAGAAAGGGATTGGAAGTGGGCCATTCAGAGGAAAACACAGCACATGCGGGCACATGGGAATTCCGTGGCCCGCATGTCAAAACCCTGAAAAAGAATTATCAAAAAAGTTTAGGCCATCATTATGACGATGtatacataattaaaatatattgctttcaaaaaataaatttctcacgacgaaatataattttgatcatAGCCTTTGCTTCTCTTACTAAAATATTACAATGGGTTTTCTGGACAACAGTCATGCATattatttcaattatatttataagtTATAATTTCAATCAAACCcatttcaaaactcaaaaaatattttctattttaacGTTTTCGAATTAACGCATCATTGAGACCGGGCTTGTAGCTCAGTTGGTCTCACCCTTGCCCAGATTAGATAGCCCCTAGTTCGAGTCCCCCTCCCCTCgtgtgtaataaaaaaaaaaaaattaacgcATCATTTCTCCATTTGATTTCGAATCTATAAATTCCTGCagtttatatgatttaaaacacCCAATGCATATGAGTTGTGGTAGACAAAATTAAAGCATTATTAGTCTTTACATTGTTGATGAAATGTAAACctaatctttttaaataaaaaaaaaaaccgtgctaacaaaaaagaatttatatatgtaacaattaaattcaataaaattattaggatATATTCTATAACGTGTGAAATATGTATACCTTCTATTTCATAGATGCTAGATTTATCAGTCTTGTCTTGAGTATTTATATTAtccaaatatttataaataatatatggaTTACATTTCAGTAATGATACCGTTACTTAGCGAGTTTGGATACAGAAACagtagattaaaaaaaataattaaaagttcGGATACAGAAACagtagattaaaaaaaatacttaaaaaaattcagttttttaagtgcttctatttttttaaaaaaatataagtttttttgGTGTTTGGATGAATATGAAAACatgctttaatttatttttatttttaaatataagtaGAAGCATAAATCCAAATACCAGAAATTATAACTTCTAAAGAAAAActtttttaagtgttttttaaACAGTTTTTGTAAATAAACActctatttattaaaaaaaattttaaaccaaagaCACTCTTAGTGAAACGTGATAGTTATATATGATAATGCGAGAATTGTCAATTTAGTCGTGTATTCTATTTTTGCTATTTAAATGGTAAAAGTTGAGTGTTAT of the Primulina huaijiensis isolate GDHJ02 chromosome 1, ASM1229523v2, whole genome shotgun sequence genome contains:
- the LOC140958322 gene encoding transcription factor IBH1-like 1: MKSRMQNSSLKQEFLKNWIKGLQLHANFNKNTTILERRKAIKLSADIAIASTRNSTTRWSRALIADASRDESNKTLIEKISGRDVPHKASFGLIRCSKKILKRSRVAREVRAKKAVSPSVVASLIAKKLVKSRTRVLKRLVPGGEDMDEISLIKETIDYIVSLRVQVDVMGRMAKAADRLIRSTSL